One region of Macadamia integrifolia cultivar HAES 741 chromosome 11, SCU_Mint_v3, whole genome shotgun sequence genomic DNA includes:
- the LOC122093083 gene encoding serine/arginine repetitive matrix protein 2 has translation MGCCFSTNKTPTPKPSFLNVETHETVKEVLSETAAAAAAEVGISKSPPPQPLEEETVKEVLSETPTPKPSFLNVETHEIPPPSFLKIQTDKHSSPPTPSPPPPLPPHPHPSFPIKVEEAKMGSRKTLPPDPAVEEISEVSDMCSLSESVSTTTIGEGRIDDGEVRQRVDRSPAKIPRKRPVGGEFTGRTERGEKTSPARRFDQSPGRRNDNNATMKPSPVRHHHTRDMTGTGGAYTNRRRSPGSDGGVSRDPGEGSARRSRSPATRAGLGRSPSSRAVRSPARIPALGPENGRKPEESRGDEGNWNWPANESLENPLVSLECFIFL, from the coding sequence ATGGGTTGCTGTTTCAGCACAAACAAGACTCCAACCCCAAAACCCTCCTTCCTCAATGTGGAAACCCATGAGACTGTGAAGGAAGTGCTCTCAGagacagcagcagcagcagcagcagaagtaGGAATTAGCAAATCTCctcctccccaaccattggaaGAGGAGACTGTGAAGGAAGTGCTCTCAGAGACTCCAACCCCAAAACCCTCCTTCCTCAATGTGGAAACCCATGAGATTCCTCCGCCCTCTTTCCTCAAGATCCAAACAGATAAGCATTCTTCCCCTCCaactccttctcctcctcctcctcttcctcctcatcctcatcccTCTTTTCCCATTAAGGTTGAAGAAGCTAAGATGGGGAGCAGAAAAACTTTACCTCCTGATCCAGCAGTAGAAGAGATCTCTGAAGTCTCGGACATGTGTAGCTTGAGCGAGAGTGTGTCTACTACAACAATTGGGGAAGGACGCATTGACGATGGTGAGGTCCGGCAGAGAGTAGACAGATCTCCTGCTAAGATCCCCAGGAAACGACCTGTCGGCGGGGAGTTCACCGGAAGGACAGAAAGAGGTGAAAAGACGTCTCCGGCGAGAAGATTCGACCAGTCTCCTGGCAGGAGAAATGACAACAATGCCACCATGAAACCATCTCCGGTTCGTCATCATCACACAAGGGACATGACTGGTACCGGTGGTGCTTATACCAACAGACGACGCAGCCCAGGTAGTGATGGCGGGGTGAGCCGAGATCCAGGGGAGGGTTCGGCGAGGAGGTCGAGGTCTCCGGCGACACGGGCTGGTTTAGGCCGGAGCCCATCATCGAGGGCAGTAAGGTCACCAGCTCGGATCCCTGCTTTGGGGCCGGAAAACGGACGAAAACCAGAGGAATCAAGGGGAGACGAGGGGAATTGGAATTGGCCTGCGAACGAATCCCTCGAGAACCCACTCGTCTCCTTGGAATGCTTTATCTTTTTGTAG